One genomic region from Salvelinus fontinalis isolate EN_2023a chromosome 18, ASM2944872v1, whole genome shotgun sequence encodes:
- the LOC129815748 gene encoding deoxyribonuclease gamma-like — MKVASFNIQKFGKRKLSNPNTLATLVKIVSRYDIIVILEVVDERGTSVKKFLEELNKANKKQQYTLQISTRLGRDKYKEQFMFLYRADLVDLVGSWQYEDNQAGDVDAFAREPYILRFKCLNTVLEDLVLIPVHTKPDDSVKELDELYDVFLEVTKKWKTDNVMILGDFNADGSYLSKKGMKAIRIRSDKNFHWLIKDDVDTTANTGNDNTYDRIVIYGDDMVDAIVPNSAKPFNFQIAYELSEEDALKLSDHYPVEVELKPKTPTEQSSATGK, encoded by the exons ATGAAGGTTGCGTCTTTCAACATCCAGAAATTTGGGAAGCGTAAACTATCAAACCCAAACACCCTTGCTACCCTTGTGAAG ATTGTGTCTCGCTATGACATCATAGTGATTCTGGAGGTGGTGGATGAGAGAGGTACTTCAGTGAAAAAGTTCCTGGAGGAATTAAATAA GGCCAATAAGAAGCAACAATACACTCTGCAAATCAGCACTCGTCTGGGAAGAGACAAATACAAGGAGCAGTTTATGTTTCTGTACAG GGCTGATTTGGTGGACTTGGTTGGCTCCTGGCAATATGAGGACAACCAGGCTGGAGATGTGGACGCCTTCGCCAGGGAGCCTTACATTCTCCGCTTCAAATGTCTCAACACTG tgctagaggactTGGTACTGATTCCAGTGCACACCAAGCCTGATGACTCAGTGAAGGAGCTGGATGAGCTTTATGATGTCTTCCTGGAAGTGACAAAGAAATGGAAGACTGAT AACGTTATGATCCTAGGTGACTTCAATGCAGACGGTTCCTACCTTTCTAAAAAGGGCATGAAAGCTATCCGTATCCGCAGTGACAAAAATTTCCACTGGCTGATTAAAGATGACGTGGATACCACAGCAAACACAGGCAACGATAACACTTATGACAG GATTGTGATCTACGGGGATGACATGGTTGACGCCATCGTGCCAAACTCTGCCAAACCATTCAACTTCCAGATTGCATATGAGCTTTCTGAAGAAGAT GCCCTGAAGCTGAGCGACCATTACCCTGTGGAGGTAGAGCTGAAACCAAAAACACCAACAGAACAGA GCTCTGCGACTGGGAAATAG
- the tma7 gene encoding translation machinery-associated protein 7, with protein MSGREGGKKKPLKSAKKATKEMDDDEMAFKQKQKEDQKALDALKTKAAGKGPLTGGGIKKSGKK; from the exons ATGTCCGGAAGAGAAG GTGGTAAAAAGAAGCCCTTAAAATCTGCCAAAAAAGCGACTAAGGAGATGGATGAT GATGAAATGGCCTTCAAACAGAAGCAGAAAGAAGACCAGAAAGCCTTGGATGCATTGAAGACGAAAGCAGCAGGAAAGGGACCATTAA CTGGTGGAGGAATCAAGAAGTCTGGAAAGAAGTGA
- the LOC129815751 gene encoding mitochondrial potassium channel-like — protein sequence MRYRGKQLIPWCHGTSCLYRFHITGTVRGTVSFSRAYSTQQQPPPSPKDDGADKPVVPIQERAVATIQNLTDLGKQWGQKSVSTASNTVNYWWERYEEFVGLNEVRNAQSQVTEAERAFMVARGMVREAHGSLEALQVRLKEVRDRLDRVSREEAHYLELATLEHKLLQEERRLRTAYENAEGAEREKFALFSAGVRESHEKERTRAERTKNWSVIGSVLGALIGVMGSTYINRVRLQELKTLLLEAQKGPVSLQEAIKVQAGMHKSQQQELRGLIDTLRVTLHHRAAQVIAETDVKKPVAVRVPEPIVVPPQPSLGATEAVLKEILLYSQKAQSLIEVIQPQLGQLEQSVGKVESELLAVQNLIETYHREEKPSVVISQQDSQMFVCDTKSVMQGLDQTERRLEASISQTTMYNTVLAYGALAVTVPALYILFRGV from the exons ATGAGGTACAGAGGTAAACAGCTCATACCATGGTGCCATGGAACATCATGTCTCTACCGTTTCCACATCACTGGCACGGTTAGAGGGACAGTGTCTTTCAGCAGGGCCTACAGcacacaacaacaaccaccaccaTCTCCAAAAGATGACGGAGCAGACAAACCTGTTGTTCCTATTCAAGAGCGTGCCGTGGCTACAATACAGAATTTGACTGACTTGGGGAAGCAGTGGGGACAGAAGTCTGTGAGCACTGCCTCAAACACAGTTAACTACTGGTGGGAGAGGTACGAGGAGTTTGTCGGCCTGAATGAAGTCAGAAATGCTCAGTCTCAAGTCACAGAG GCAGAGAGGGCCTTCATGGTGGCCAGAGGCATGGTGCGTGAGGCCCATGGCAGCCTGGAGGCCCTACAGGTCAGGCTGAAGGAGGTGAGAGATCGACTGGATCGGGTCTCACGAGAGGAGGCCCACTACCTGGAGCTGGCCACACTGGAGCACAAGCTGCTGCAG GAGGAGCGTCGCCTGCGGACAGCCTACGAGAATGCAGAGGGTGCAGAACGAGAGAAGTTTGCCTTATTCTCAGCTGGTGTGCGTGAGAGCCACGAAAAAGAGCGGACTCGGGCGGAGCGCACAAAGAACTGGTCTGTGATAGGCTCAGTGCTCGGAGCTTTGATAGGGGTCATGGGGTCAACCTATATCAACAGAGTACGCCTACAGGAGCTGAAGACCTTACTACTGGAGGCTCAGAAAGGACCTGTTAGTCTACAGGAGGCTATTAAAGTCCAGGCCGGTATGCATAAGTCTCAACAACAGGAGCTGAGAGGCCTTATAGACACTCTGAGGGTTACTCTTCACCATAGAGCAGCTCAGGTGATAGCTGAGACAGATGTGAAGAAGCCAGTGGCTGTTCGGGTTCCGGAACCCATCGTGGTTCCACCCCAGCCTTCTCTGGGTGCCACCGAGGCAGTTCTGAAAGAGATATTGCTCTATAGTCAGAAAGCACAGAGTCTTATAGAAGTCATCCAGCCACAGCTAGGTCAGCTTGAACAGAGTGTTGGGAAGGTGGAATCAGAACTTCTGGCTGTTCAAAACTTGATTGAGACTTATCATAGGGAAGAAAAGCCGTCAGTAGTTATAAGTCAGCAAGATTCCCAGATGTTTGTTTGCGACACTAAGAGCGTCATGCAAGGTCTTGACCAGACGGAGAGAAGACTTGAGGCCTCAATAAGCCAGACTACCATGTACAACACTGTTCTGGCTTACGGTGCGCTTGCTGTCACTGTTCCTGCACTGTATATCCTCTTTAGAGGTGTTTGA